One genomic region from Sander lucioperca isolate FBNREF2018 chromosome 3, SLUC_FBN_1.2, whole genome shotgun sequence encodes:
- the rrad gene encoding GTP-binding protein RAD — MTLNKDDKLRNMDKRRGSMPFPMNLPNLHRRSMPVDDRDLRATMPQTGQTDELSNLLRCTSYSPKEQHRGSCASDSSDSVISTGSESESQLYKVVLLGEHGVGKSSLARVFGGVDDAGHDCDHRDEAGNTYDRSIVVDEEESSIVLYDIWEQDNSQWLKEQCMRMGDAYIIVYSVTDKSSFEKASELRIQLRRARQSENIPIILVGNKSDLVRSREVSADEGSACAVVFDCKFIETSASLHHNVHDLFEGIVRQIRLRKDSKEENARRMANCRRRESIGKKAKRFLGRMVARKNKKMAFRQKSKSCHDLTVL, encoded by the exons ATGACTTTGAACAAGGATGACAAATTGCGGAACATGGACAAGAGAAGAGGAAGCATGCCGTTCCCCATGAATTTACCAAATCTACACCGGAGAAGCATGCCCGTGGACGACCGGGACCTGCGCGCAACGATGCCACAGACGGGGCAGACCGACGAGCTGTCCAACCTCCTGCGCTGCACGTCCTACTCACCGAAGGAGCAGCACCGAGGCAGCTGCGCGTCGGACTCCTCCGACTCCGTGATCTCCACCGGCAGCGAATCGGAGTCCCAGCTGTACAAGGTGGTTCTCCTCGGGGAGCACGGCGTTGGCAAGTCCAGCCTGGCTCGCGTCTTTGGAGGAGTTGATGATGCTGGTCACGATTGCGACCATCGCGATGAAGCAG GAAACACTTATGACAGATCTATCGTGGTGGATGAAGAGGAGTCATCCATTGTGTTGTATGACATCTGGGAACAG GATAACAGCCAGTGGCTAAAAGAACAGTGCATGCGGATGGGAGACGCCTACATCATCGTGTATTCAGTGACAGACAAATCAAGCTTCGAGAAGGCGTCAGAGCTGCGTATTCAGCTGCGCCGGGCCAGGCAGTCAGAGAACATTCCTATAATCCTTGTGGGCAACAAGAGTGACCTGGTGCGGTCCAGAGAGGTGTCTGCAGATG AGGGAAGCGCCTGTGCAGTGGTATTCGACTGCAAGTTCATCGAGACGTCTGCATCCCTTCACCACAATGTGCACGACCTATTTGAGGGCATCGTCCGACAGATCCGCTTGAGGAAAGACAGCAAGGAGGAGAACGCGCGACGCATGGCCAACTGCAGGCGTAGAGAGAGCATTGGCAAGAAGGCCAAGCGGTTTCTGGGCCGCATGGTTGCACGCAAGAACAAGAAGATGGCTTTTAGGCAGAAGTCAAAGTCCTGCCATGACCTCACAGTTCTCTGa